A genomic segment from Paralichthys olivaceus isolate ysfri-2021 chromosome 22, ASM2471397v2, whole genome shotgun sequence encodes:
- the ank2b gene encoding ankyrin-2b isoform X10, producing the protein MGNTAMCKVCGSDKGLRTTGSQSNLDQNAAPEYYCEEHYPVQPPLTVSDSNTSFLRAARAGNIDKVLEYLKGGVDISTCNQNGLNALHLAAKEGHVDLVQELLDRGAAVDSATKKGNTALHIASLAGQAEVVKILIKRGADINSQSQNGFTPLYMAAQENHLDVVRYLLENGGNQSTATEDGFTPLAIALQQGHNQVVSVLLENDTKGKVRLPALHIAARKDDTKSAALLLQNDHNADVQSKMMVNRTTESGFTPLHIAAHYGNVNVATLLLNRGAAVDFTARNGITPLHVASKRGNTNMVRLLLDRGSQIDAKTRDGLTPLHCAARSGHDTAVEVLLERGAPLLARTKNGLSPLHMAAQGDHVECVKHLLQHKAPVDDVTLDYLTALHVAAHCGHYRVTKLLLDKRANPNARALNGFTPLHIACKKNRVKVMELLVKYGASIQAITESGLTPIHVAAFMGHLNIVLLLLQNGASPDVSNIRGETALHMAARAGQVEVVRCLLRNGAMVDARAREDQTPLHIASRLGKTEIVQLLLQHMAHPDAATTNGYTPLHISAREGQVETASVLLEAGASHSLATKKGFTPLHVASKYGSLDVTKLLLQRHAPPDSAGKNGLTPLHVAAHYDNQKVALLLLDKGASPLTMAKNGYTPLHIAAKKNQMEIATVLLQYGAETSILTKQGVTPLHLASQEGHADMAALLMSKGAQVNVPTKSGLTALHLAAQEDKVTVAEILAKNGANLDQQTKLGYTPLIVACHYGNVKMVNFLLQNGAGVNAKTKNGYTPLHQAAQQGNTHIINVLLQHGAKPNAITVNGNTALGIARRLGYISVVDTLRVVTEEIITTTTTVTEKHKLNVPETMTEVLDVSDEEALKSIDDDDMSDDLMDIGGDDTMTGDGGEYLRAEDLRELGDDSLPGQYLDGMNYLRFSLEGGRTDSSDRSFTPTHQSYYSPKHEGMMEEMLTSHQVSSLARENDRDSYRLSWGTENLDNVALSSSPIHSGRSSPCHDHGDHSSFLVSFMVDARGGAMRGCRHNGLRIIIPPRKCSAPTRVTCRLVKRHRLATMPPMVEGEGLASRLIEVGPSGAQFLGKLHLPTAPPPLNEGESLVSRILQLGPPGTKFLGPVIVEIPHFAALRGKERELVILRSETGESWKEHHCEHTQEELNQILNGMDEELDTPEELERKRLCRIISRDFPQYFAVVSRIKQDSNLIGPEGGILSSTVVPQVQAVFPEGALTKRIRVGLQAQPVNIDVVRKNLGNKATFSPIVTLEPRRRKFHKPITMTIPVPKSNSDPVLNGFGGDTPTLRLLCSITGGTTPAQWEDITGTTPLTFINDCVSFTTNVSARFWLIDCRQLQESVNFSTQVYREIICVPYMAKFVIFAKTHDPIEARLRCFCMTDDKIDKTLEQQENFTEVARSRDVEVLEGKPIYADCFGNLVPLTKSGQHHLFSFFAFKENRLALFIKIRDNTQEPCGRLSFMKEPRNYRSLTQNAICNLNITLPSYCKESDSDQEQEDETSRTQEKYEERETSVLKSELIREPDLLSDVSEMKQDLIKMTAILTADSTEKSPSLGGCGLEKGTEDISGEPLEIMEKDLEKVKEDLEKVSEILRSGTYEGEVAEEATKAARMSEEWVLLSDSEIEEAKKMAAIEIQEPVLRESRSNRGAPRPKAIKDSGDLKEYLLDAPVNSKVKAKKEPAIQETFTDVVLQKVAKTTTPTKVQVKTTAADVKKPIRRKGKDQGQAEESTEAGGLLSVSTIPAPVSPVSPVVEETPIGSIKDKVKALQQKVEAEQKSKKVTGSKPSQLPVMGKSSPKAKESPKLDPPKSPKSETEKLEETMSVKELMQAFQTGQDPSKRKTGLFELKTSTASRSEKTTKSETIQSKSTTKAITSRVSQEREVSLDSKPRKKETTKQDKSVDPAHSELTETVDFGNCGLDDSSDSSKHEGVADSLSASSGDGTHLSSEDSYKHEGLATPGTSPESLCPSPKSGQHATPSPVTTTVKTLSKDTEKSGDSGLGATGEQLSTELSLPVSSSEAPDDHTTSESTSVRRSESKPSKPQKLTKRISETVETFLSDDESPDHRLELALIGSPASRSLSQRQESLELPLIQDSDALSPLADDSLTISHRDSLEGSPLMEENSSHKSPDSIEPSPTKESPPHDSLESSPVEQKSHPIFPSTLGPPSKSSSHPEPSKTTESPHDALRGRLLRDHETSADDDSCEQTSQMTSSGKSPLSPDTPSSEEVSYEVNSKPPDHTFLSVPSNPAVIPEEEEDTSDSYETKRKITPEEEMFKMAAKIKTFDEMEQDAKSKNKSRKDLFSSADAKIGDDSYETLEPTSEKLSQSECWLDKPPEDSKLALFVDPHIKVKPPSPFSAGLHDGSHSKEVKNTTTTSVTSEGPHSVSDQHHSNTKTQTNEQRLSPSVKCDADKKAAGTSNTENRTDEQKEECLRKSTECKGDNKNGQELGASRQLTGTQKPGNNITDEVKGDHREHTTAPEAGLGPTVAAGQTKELFKPEVCIYDDTEEEDEALEPPRTESKGVTAKADTDSWSAMREDDATFAARVKEEEQKILNLVVDRQSLQATPDTTPGRTPTEESTPTSEPNPFLFQEGKLFEMTRSGAIDMTKRSYEEEGGGFAFFQLGEPPLEEPLLEEARQEGNRSAAEPEVGLNLILEVKTEEDEKSKESSDSQLQSPPQGDQTGSKADASKSKIPKMGISASAKPTKKDQTSPEGLDIKTDKNINEGSLDVDSSFSDQMITNVQTAETTVTRSVYSEQGQESSDSSPEEPQSVIEAPKPTGKSKQSASSSVKKTPGKTQAKSAPQGRGNTSNTTSSSTSLKKEASFTSESKSKIPIKASTIKPDSTVKRVESTQDKKLKVPVKKDTRRKSETDAGPSVDVKTKTTSSKAKSFCEGESTTTKKPKGFQSRLPVRGKSGQSSHSPAPTKEKSTPRKKSIEFFEEISDEAAKLVARLAQAEKEKEQEAAAANSDDESSLIDPSIIEKETFSEMQFPPSGDVFPIRPLWDDPVETQMQRIPDDKVQSQVDPHDEAERKEQRLAIIADHLGFSWTELAREVEFSEERINLIRIENPNSLQDQSHALLKLWAEREGKHATEATLIKRLTKINRMDIVHLIETKIIKSTQEETSSHTYAEIERTIALDHSEGFSALHEDIDSPRPGRRTETTSRSPGSGQEVPMVSAEDLSPSFSSLHETDSTATGLRNTQKEKLQKEMEIKYSSQRIYEEMKDSVHTGGFKQADDLPDIPAQTVTEEKYTDEHGNMVVKKITRKVVRKYVSADGMETQEVTIEGSRQETVQIEEGDTVSRVVKRTVLHSEGDQKELTLSEPLASGAATASEFEMEPVQGRKVSKVVKTTMVKGKRMEKQTGDPSLAADLPSAREDFEKALSYAGGFGKQLLPHVVEKEFVQDDGSVVRRSHMRKSRTQKRTVVRDARGKHVHLERLDDTPDALQPNSLQQHLHQLLRHYCEDNREEEEEEEEESLD; encoded by the exons AATGGTCTTAACGCACTGCATCTGGCAGCCAAGGAGGGCCATGTGGATCTGGTCCAGGAACTGCTGGACAGAGGTGCAGCGGTCGATTCAGCCACAAAG AAAGGAAACACAGCGCTTCACATAGCCTCTCTAGCTGGTCAGGCTGAAGTCGTGAAGATCCTGATCAAACGAGGAGCGGACATCAACTCACAGTCTCAG AATGGATTCACTCCCTTGTACATGGCCGCTCAGGAGAATCACCTAGATGTGGTGCGCTACCTTCTGGAAAATGGAGGCAACCAGAGCACTGCTACCGAG GATGGCTTCACCCCTCTGGCCATCGCTCTCCAGCAGGGCCACAACCAGGTGGTTTCCGTCTTACTGGAGAACGATACTAAAGGCAAGGTCCGCCTGCCTGCATTGCATATTGCTGCACGCAAGGACGACACCAAGTCGGCCGCCCTGCTCCTCCAGAACGACCACAACGCCGATGTCCAGTCCAAG ATGATGGTCAATAGGACTACTGAG AGTGGATTCACCCCCCTGCATATCGCCGCCCACTATGGGAACGTCAATGTGGCCACGCTCCTGCTGAACCGAGGGGCAGCAGTGGACTTCACTGCGAgg AATGGGATTACTCCACTGCATGTGGCCTCCAAGCGTGGCAACACTAACATGGTTCGTCTGTTATTGGACCGTGGGTCTCAGATTGATGCTAAAACAAGG GATGGTCTCACTCCCCTCCACTGTGCGGCTCGGAGTGGACATGATACAGCTGTGGAGGTGCTGCTGGAGAGAGGAGCTCCCTTATTGGCCAGGACAAAG AACGGACTGTCTCCTCTCCACATGGCAGCGCAAGGCGATCACGTCGAATGCGTCAAACATCTTCTGCAGCACAAGGCGCCTGTTGATGATGTCACATTGGACTACCTGACGGCGCTCCATGTGGCGGCACACTGTGGTCATTACAGAGTCACCAAACTGCTGCTGGACAAGAGGGCCAACCCCAACGCCAGGGCTCTG AATGGCTTCACTCCGCTGCACATAGCCTGTAAGAAAAACCGCGTAAAGGTGATGGAGCTGCTGGTCAAGTATGGAGCCTCTATCCAGGCCATCACAGAG TCCGGTTTGACTCCCATCCACGTCGCGGCCTTCATGGGTCACCTGAACAtcgttctgctgctgctgcagaacggAGCTTCACCGGACGTCAGCAACATT CGTGGAGAAACAGCGTTGCACATGGCAGCCAGGGCAGGTCAGGTGGAGGTGGTTCGATGTTTGCTGAGGAACGGAGCGATGGTGGACGCCAGAGCTCGG GAGGACCAGACTCCCCTCCATATTGCATCCCGTCTGGGAAAAACTGAGATagtccagctgctgctccagcacATGGCCCATCCTGATGCTGCCACAACCAACGGCTACACCCCCCTCCACATCTCCGCCAGGGAGGGGCAGGTGGAGACGGCCTCTGTGCTGCTAGAGGCTGGTGCTTCTCATTCACTGGCCACTAAG AAAGGTTTCACCCCCCTGCATGTGGCCTCCAAGTACGGAAGCCTGGACGTGACCAAACTTCTGCTCCAGCGTCACGCTCCACCTGATTCTGCTGGAAAG AACGGCCTCACCCCGCTCCATGTGGCCGCACATTACGATAACCAAAAGGTTGCACTCCTGCTTTTGGACAAAGGAGCGTCCCCCCTCACAATGGCCAAG AACGGCTACACTCCTCTCCACATCGCCGCCAAGAAGAACCAGATGGAAATCGCTACAGTTCTGCTGCAGTATGGAGCCGAGACCAGCATCCTGACCAAGCAGGGCGTCACCCCGCTCCATCTGGCCTCCCAGGAGGGCCACGCCGACATGGCTGCCTTGCTCATGAGCAAGGGGGCCCAGGTCAACGTTCCCACCAAG AGCGGCCTGACTGCCCTCCATCTGGCAGCCCAGGAAGACAAAGTGACTGTTGCAGAGATCCTCGCCAAAAACGGCGCCAACCTCGACCAGCAGACCAAA TTGGGATACACTCCACTAATTGTAGCATGTCACTATGGTAACGTCAAGATGGTCAACTTCCTGCTACAGAATGGAGCCGGTGTCAACGCCAAGACCAAG AATGGATACACTCCCCTTCACCAGGCTGCCCAGCAaggcaacacacacatcattaacGTTCTGCTGCAACACGGCGCCAAGCCCAACGCTATAACTGTG aatGGTAACACTGCTCTGGGTATTGCTCGGAGGCTGGGCTACATCTCTGTAGTGGACACGCTGAGGGTCGTCACAGAGGagatcatcaccaccaccacg ACggtgacagagaaacacaagctGAACGTGCCAGAGACCATGACTGAAGTGCTGGATGTCTCGGATGAGGAGG CTTTGAAAtccattgatgatgatgatatgtCAGACGACCTCATGGATATTGGAG GTGACGACACAATGACAGGCGATGGAGGGGAGTATCTGAGGGCCGAGGACCTCAGGGAGCTTGGAGACGACTCCCTCCCCGGGCAGTACCTGGATGGAATGAACTACCTCCGCTTCAGCCTGGAGGGAGGACGCACTGACAG ttCAGACAGGTCCTTCACCCCCACCCACCAAAGCTACTACTCCCCTAAACATGAAGGCATGATGGAGGAGATGCTCACCAGCCACCAG GTTTCATCACTTGCCAGGGAGAATGACAGGGATTCATACAGACTGAGCTGGGGGACAGAGAACCTGGACAACGTGGCTTTATCCTCCAGCCCCATTCATTCTGG CCGTTCCTCTCCGTGCCATGATCATGGAGACCACAGCAG CTTCCTGGTCAGCTTCATGGTGGATGCCAGGGGTGGAGCCATGCGTGGTTGCCGACACAATGGCCTGCGCATCATCATCCCGCCCAGGAAGTGCAGCGCGCCCACGCGGGTGACGTGTCGGCTGGTGAAGAGGCACCGTTTGGCTACCATGCCCCCGATGGTTGAGGGTGAAGGCCTGGCCAGCAGGCTCATCGAGGTGGGGCCCTCGGGAGCCCAATTCCTCGG TAAACTTCACCTCCCCACTGCCCCTCCACCTCTTAATGAGGGGGAGAGTTTGGTTAGCAGAATCCTCCAACTCGGTCCACCGGGGACAAAATTCCTCGG TCCTGTGATCGTGGAGATCCCCCACTTTGCTGCCCTGcgggggaaagagagggagctgGTGATACTGAGGAGTGAGACAGGAGAAAGCTGGAAGGAGCATCACTGTGAACACACCCAGGAAGAACTCAACCAGATCCTCAATGGCATGGATGAGG AGTTGGACACAccggaggagctggagaggaagcGCCTTTGCCGTATCATCAGCAGAGATTTCCCACAATACTTTGCTGTGGTGTCACGCATCAAGCAGGACAGCAATCTGATTGGTCCTGAGGGAGGTATCCTGAGCAGCACAGTTGTGCCCCAAGTGCAGGCAGTTTTTCCTGAAGGGGCCCTCACCAAGAGGATCAGGGTCGGACTGCAG GCCCAGCCAGTGAATATAGATGTAGTGAGGAAGAACCTGGGGAACAAGGCAACCTTCAGCCCTATTGTCACCCTGGAGCCCCGCAGGAGAAAGTTCCATAAACCCATCACCATGACCATCCCTGTTCCCAAGAGCAACTCCGACCCAGTCCTGAACGGTTTTGGGGGAGACACACCCACCTTACGCCTGCTCTGCAGTATCACTG GTGGAACGACGCCAGCCCAATGGGAGGATATAACAGGAACCACCCCATTAACATTTATCAATGACTGTGTCTCCTTCACCACCAATGTGTCTGCTAG GTTCTGGCTCATAGACTGTCGGCAACTCCAGGAGTCTGTCAACTTCTCCACTCAGGTGTACCGAGAGATCATCTGTGTCCCTTACATGGCCAAGTTCGTCATCTTTGCCAAGACCCACGACCCCATCGAGGCCCGCCTGCGCTGCTTCTGCATGACAGACGACAAGATCGATAAAAccctggagcagcaggagaactTCACTGAGGTGGCCCGTAGCCGAGACGTAGAG GTGCTGGAAGGAAAACCGATCTATGCAGACTGTTTTGGAAACCTTGTTCCCCTCACCAAAAGTGGCCAACATCACCTCTTCAGCTTCTTTGCCTTTAAGGAGAATCGACTAGCACTCTTCATCAAA ATAAGAGACAACACTCAGGAGCCGTGTGGCCGCTTGTCCTTTATGAAAGAACCAAGGAACTACAGGTCACTCACCCAGAATGCTATATGCAACCTCAACATCACCCTCCCATCGTACTGTAAG GAATCCGATTCAGACCAAGAGCAAGAGGATGAG ACCAGCAGAACGCAGGAGAAAT ATGAAGAGCGGGAGACATCAGTCCTGAAATCAGAGTTGATTCGAGAGCCAGACCTTCTATCCGACGTGTCAGAGATGAAACAAGATTTGATCAAAATGACTGCCATCTTGACTGCAGACTCAACAGAGAAATCCCCTTCCTTAGGGGGGTGTGGTCTAGAGAAAGGAACTGAGGACATTTCTGGAGAACCGTTAGAAATAATGGAAAAGGACTTAGAAAAAGTCAAAGAGGACCTAGAGAAAGTCAGTGAGATACTAAGGAGTGGAACATATGAGGGCGAGGTGGCAGAGGAGGCAACAAAAGCAGCTAGAATGTCAGAGGAGTGGGTTCTTCTCTCAGACAGTGAGATAGAAGAGGCCAAAAAGATGGCGGCAATAGAAATTCAAGAGCCTGTTTTACGGGAAAGTAGATCTAACAGAGGGGCTCCCAGACCTAAAGCCATAAAGGACAGCGGTGATCTTAAAGAATACCTCTTGGATGCACCAGTAAACTCCAAAGTAAAAGCTAAGAAAGAGCCAGCCATACAAGAAACATTCACTGATGTTGTACTGCAGAAAGTTGCGAAAACAACCACTCCAACCAAAGTGCAAGTAAAAaccactgctgctgatgttAAAAAGCCAATCAGAAGAAAGGGGAAAGACCAGGGCCAGGCAGAGGAATCAACAGAGGCAGGTGGTCTTCTAAGTGTGTCAACAATCCCTGCTCCAGTATCGCCTGTATCCCCAGTGGTTGAAGAAACTCCGATAGGGTCAATAAAGGACAAAGTCAAAGCTTTACAGCAGAAAGTTGAGGCAGAGCAAAAGAGCAAAAAGGTCACTGGAAGCAAGCCTTCACAATTGCCTGTTATGGGCAAGTCCTCTCCTAAAGCCAAAGAAAGCCCTAAATTGGATCCCCCTAAATCCCCTaaatctgaaactgaaaaacttGAGGAGACAATGTCAGTTAAAGAACTGATGCAAGCATTCCAAACAGGGCAGGACCCCTCAAAGAGAAAAACTGGGCTGTTTGAGCTCAAAACATCCACAGCATCAAGATCGGAGAAAACCACAAAATCAGAAACCATCCAATCAAAATCCACGACCAAAGCAATAACATCACGTGTTTCTCAAGAGAGAGAAGTATCTTTGGATTCAAAACCCCGCAAGAAGGAGACAACTAAGCAAGACAAGTCAGTTGATCCTGCCCATTCAGAGCTGACTGAAACTGTAGACTTTGGAAATTGTGGCCTTGATGACAGCTCGGACAGCTCAAAACATGAGGGGGTGGCAGATTCACTAAGTGCTAGTTCTGGAGATGGAACTCATCTAAGCTCTGAGGACAGCTATAAACATGAGGGTTTAGCCACACCAGGCACAAGCCCTGAAAGTCTGTGTCCTTCTCCCAAATCTGGACAGCACGCAACTCCATCACCAGTTACCACAACAGTCAAAACACTAAGTAAAGACACAGAGAAGTCTGGAGACTCTGGTTTAGGGGCCACTGGTGAACAACTATCAACAGAATTGTCCCTCCCTGTTTCTTCCAGCGAAGCTCCAGATGACCACACTACAAGTGAGTCCACATCTGTTAGGAGGAGTGAGTCTAAGCCATCTAAACCCCAAAAGCTTACAAAAAGAATTTCAGAGACAGTAGAAACTTTTCTTAGCGATGACGAGAGCCCTGATCATCGGTTAGAATTGGCTTTAATTGGTTCTCCAGCCTCTAGATCCTTGTCTCAGCGGCAAGAAAGCTTAGAGCTGCCTTTAATACAAGACTCAGATGCGCTCAGCCCATTAGCTGATGATTCTTTGACAATAAGCCACAGAGACTCTCTAGAGGGTAGTCCTCTTATGGAAGAAAATTCCTCGCATAAGTCCCCAGACTCCATTGAACCTAGCCCAACCAAGGAATCACCTCCTCATGACTCCTTGGAGAGCAGTCCGGTAGAGCAAAAAAGCCACCCTATCTTCCCATCAACACTAGGTCCACCTAGTAAATCCTCTAGCCACCCAGAGCCCAGCAAAACCACAGAATCCCCGCATGATGCATTGCGTGGTAGGCTGCTTCGAGACCATGAGACTAGTGCTGATGATGACAGTTGTGAGCAGACATCTCAGATGACAAGTTCCGGTAAGAGTCCCCTCTCCCCCGACACTCCTAGTTCTGAAGAGGTAAGTTATGAGGTTAACTCTAAACCCCCTGACCATACATTCCTCTCGGTTCCATCCAACCCGGCTGTCAttccagaagaagaagaggatacATCAGACAGCTatgaaactaaaagaaaaatcactccagaggaggaaatgtttaagATGGcagccaaaataaaaacatttgatgaaaTGGAACAAGACGCGAAGAGCAAAAACAAGTCTAGGAaagatttgttttcctcagCAGATGCCAAAATAGGCGATGACAGCTATGAAACGTTAGAGCCCACAAGTGAGAAGCTTTCGCAAAGTGAATGTTGGCTCGATAAACCCCCAGAAGATTCAAAGTTAGCTCTTTTTGTTGATCCCCATATTAAAGTAAAACCTCCCTCTCCTTTTTCAGCAGGTTTGCATGATGGATCCCACAGCAAAGAGGTcaagaacacaacaacaaccagtgtCACTTCAGAGGGGCCTCACTCTGTCTCAGACCAacatcattcaaacacaaagacacaaacaaacgaACAAAGACTCTCCCCATCTGTAAAATGTGATGCAGACAAAAAGGCTGCTGGAActtcaaacactgaaaacaggACTGATGAACAAAAGGAAGAGTGCTTAAGGAAGTCAACAGAATGCAAAGGAGACAACAAAAATGGTCAAGAGTTAGGTGCTAGCAGGCAACTGACTGGTACACAGAAACCAGGTAACAATATAACAGATGAAGTCAAAGGAGATCACAGGGAGCATACAACAGCACCAGAAGCTGGACTTGGTCCAACTGTTGCTGCAGGTCAAACAAAGGAACTGTTCAAACCAGAGGTCTGCATCTACGATGACacggaggaagaggatgaggcaTTGGAACCTCCCAGAACTGAGTCAAAAGGTGTTACTGCAAAGGCAGACACTGACTCGTGGTCTGCCATGCGGGAGGATGATGCCACTTTTGCAGCTCGTGTcaaagaggaggaacagaagaTACTGAATTTAGTGGTGGACCGTCAGTCTCTTCAAGCAACTCCAGACACAACACCTGGTAGAACACCAACAGAAGAGAGCACTCCTACCAGTGAGCCCAATCCTTTTCTGTTCCAAGAAGGGAAGCTCTTTGAGATGACCCGAAGTGGTGCTATTGACATGACTAAGAGAAGCTATGAGGAAGAGGGGGGTGGCTTTGCCTTTTTCCAGTTAGGTGAACCACCTCTAGAGGAGCCTCTCTTAGAAGAGGCCAGGCAAGAAGGTAATAGATCAGCAGCAGAACCTGAAGTTGGCCTCAATCTTATACTAGAGGTTAAGACTGAGGAAGATGAAAAATCTAAAGAATCATCTGATTCTCAGCTTCAGTCCCCACCACAAGGTGATCAGACAGGCTCAAAGGCTGATGCCTCCAAATCTAAAATCCCTAAAATGGGAATTTCAGCTTCAGCAAAACCTACAAAGAAAGACCAGACATCCCCTGAAGGTCTAGAtattaaaacagacaaaaatattaATGAAGGATCCTTAGATGTAGACTCAAGTTTCTCTGACCAAATGATAACAAATGTACAAACAGCAGAAACTACAGTTACAAGATCTGTTTACTCTGAGCAAGGCCAAGAGTCGTCTGACTCCTCTCCAGAGGAGCCACAGTCAGTGATAGAAGCCCCCAAACCAACAGGCAAGTCTAAACAAAGTGCTTCCAGTAGTGTTAAAAAGACTCCAGGCAAAACACAAGCTAAGTCTGCTCCTCAAGGTAGGGGTAATACATCTAATACAACTTCCTCTTCAACCTCTCTTAAAAAAGAGGCCTCCTTCacatctgaatctaaatctaaaattCCCATTAAAGCGAGCACCATCAAGCCTGATTCTACTGTCAAACGTGTCGAATCTACCCAAGACAAAAAGCTTAAAGTCCCAGTAAAAAAGGATACAAGGAGAAAATCTGAGACAGACGCTGGTCCCTCTGTGGATGTCAAAACCAAGACAACATCTTCCAAAGCCAAGAGCTTTTGTGAAGGGGAGTCTACCACTACTAAAAAACCTAAAGGCTTCCAATCCAGATTGCCAGTCCGGGGCAAAAGTGGTCAGTCATCTCATTCACCAGCACCCACTAAAGAGAAAAGTACGCCACGCAAAAAGTCCATTGAGTTCTTTGAGGAGATAAGCGATGAGGCAGCGAAACTCGTGGCAAGGTTGGcacaggcagagaaagagaaagaacaagaggCTGCAGCCGCCAACTCGGATGATGAGAGCAGTCTCATTGATCCATCAATCATAGAAAAAGAAACCTTCTCTGAGATGCAGTTCCCTCCTTCAGGAGACGTCTTTCCTATTAGACCACTGTGGGACGACCCTGTGGAGACACAGATGCAGCGAATTCCAGATGATAAAGTCCAAAGTCAAG TAGACCCACATgatgaagcagagagaaaagagcaacGGTTGGCCATTATAGCTGACCACTTAGGCTTCAGCTGGACGG AGTTGGCAAGAGAAGTGGAGTTCAGTGAGGAGAGGATCAACCTGATAAGGATTGAAAACCCCAACTCACTGCAAGACCAAAGCCATGCCCTTTTGAAACTctgggcagagagggagggaaagcaTGCTACAG aggCAACGCTGATCAAGAGACTGACAAAGATCAACCGAATGGACATTGTTCACCTTATTGAAACCAAGATTATCAAGTCCACTCAGGAGGAGACATCATCACACACCTATGCAGAAATTGAGCGGACAATAGCACTGGATCATAGTGAAG GTTTCTCTGCACTTCATGAAGACATTGACAGCCCTCGGCCAGGCAGGCGCACAGAGACAACAAGTAGGAGCCCAGGCTCAGGACAAGAGGTACCCATGGTGTCAGCAGAGGACCTGTCCCCCAGTTTTTCATCACTTCATGAGACAGACTCCACAGCAACAGGCCTTAGAAATACCCAGAAGGAGAAATtacaaaaagaaatggaaataaaata CTCATCACAAAGAATATATGAGGAAATGAAGGACTCAGTACACACAGGCGGTTTTAAACAA